A single region of the Nocardioides aquaticus genome encodes:
- a CDS encoding alkaline phosphatase D family protein, with translation MTTPTRRTVLRTGAAGALGTAALAPGAPAPGALAAPDAARRRADRRTFAHGVASGDPLPRRVVIWTRVTPTPASTPGSGQGPRVTVRWEVARDADFRRIVRRGSVVTGPSRDHTVKVDVDGLEADRWYHYRFVLDGRRSPVGRLRTAPRARAAVRRLRLGVVSCANWQAGMFAAYRGIAARDDLDAVLCLGDYLYEYAPGEYGYGNANVDVRPHDPPREMVSLEDYRRRHAQYKTDPDLQAAHARCPWIVTWDDHETTNDAWRRGAENHQPDTEGDFRSRRARAHRAYDEWMPVRMDGTAALGDGARLYRRLTWGTLAEISMLDLRTYRSEQSSDPQAISDPARTITGKRQLAWLLDSLRRRASQWKVIGNPVMIAPVTLGALPAAKARAVTEVTGLAPDEGVPINVDQWDGYTADRRQVFDLLRDRNIDDALFVTGDIHSAWAAELPFEKGTYPLSGTVGVEFVCSSVTSNNLDDITGGPEGSSAGVEAAIQAANPHIKYLDFDRHGFSVLDITPARAQMDWIVLGDRREAGTTITHSASWLTRASSGTVQRADGPVR, from the coding sequence GTGACCACCCCGACCCGTCGTACCGTCCTGAGGACCGGCGCCGCCGGCGCCCTCGGCACCGCCGCCCTCGCCCCCGGCGCCCCGGCCCCCGGGGCGCTCGCCGCCCCCGATGCCGCGCGTCGCCGCGCCGACCGGCGCACCTTCGCCCACGGTGTCGCCTCCGGCGACCCCCTCCCCCGCCGGGTCGTGATCTGGACCCGGGTCACCCCGACGCCGGCCTCGACCCCCGGCTCCGGCCAGGGGCCCCGCGTGACCGTGCGGTGGGAGGTCGCCCGGGACGCCGACTTCCGGCGGATCGTGCGCCGGGGCAGCGTCGTCACGGGGCCGTCGCGCGACCACACGGTCAAGGTCGACGTCGACGGGCTCGAGGCCGACCGGTGGTACCACTACCGCTTCGTCCTCGACGGCCGCCGCAGCCCGGTCGGGCGGCTGCGCACCGCCCCGCGCGCGCGGGCCGCCGTACGCCGCCTGCGCCTGGGCGTGGTGTCCTGCGCGAACTGGCAGGCCGGCATGTTCGCGGCCTACCGCGGGATCGCGGCGCGCGACGACCTCGACGCGGTGCTCTGCCTGGGCGACTACCTCTACGAGTACGCCCCCGGCGAGTACGGCTACGGCAACGCGAACGTCGACGTCCGCCCGCACGACCCGCCGCGCGAGATGGTCTCGCTGGAGGACTACCGACGGCGGCACGCGCAGTACAAGACCGACCCCGACCTGCAGGCCGCGCACGCGCGCTGCCCCTGGATCGTCACCTGGGACGACCACGAGACCACCAACGACGCGTGGCGGCGCGGCGCCGAGAACCACCAGCCCGACACCGAGGGCGACTTCCGGTCCCGCCGCGCCCGCGCGCACCGCGCCTACGACGAGTGGATGCCGGTACGGATGGACGGCACCGCCGCCCTCGGCGACGGCGCCCGGCTCTACCGCCGCCTGACCTGGGGCACGCTCGCCGAGATCAGCATGCTCGACCTGCGCACCTACCGCTCCGAGCAGAGCTCGGACCCGCAGGCCATCTCCGACCCGGCCCGCACGATCACGGGCAAGCGCCAGCTGGCCTGGCTGCTCGACTCGCTGCGCCGGCGCGCCTCGCAGTGGAAGGTCATCGGGAACCCGGTGATGATCGCGCCGGTGACGCTCGGCGCCCTGCCCGCGGCCAAGGCCCGGGCCGTCACCGAGGTGACCGGCCTGGCGCCCGACGAGGGCGTCCCGATCAACGTCGACCAGTGGGACGGCTACACCGCCGACCGCCGCCAGGTCTTCGACCTGCTGCGCGACCGCAACATCGACGACGCGCTGTTCGTCACCGGTGACATCCACTCCGCGTGGGCCGCCGAGCTGCCGTTCGAGAAGGGCACCTACCCGCTCTCGGGCACGGTCGGCGTCGAGTTCGTCTGCTCCTCGGTGACCTCCAACAACCTCGACGACATCACCGGCGGACCCGAGGGCTCCAGCGCCGGCGTCGAGGCCGCCATCCAGGCCGCGAACCCGCACATCAAGTATCTCGACTTCGACCGGCACGGCTTCTCGGTCCTCGACATCACCCCGGCCCGCGCGCAGATGGACTGGATCGTGCTCGGCGACCGCCGCGAGGCCGGCACCACGATCACCCACTCCGCCTCCTGGCTGACCCGCGCCAGCAGCGGGACCGTCCAGCGGGCCGACGGGCCCGTGCGGTGA
- a CDS encoding sugar phosphate isomerase/epimerase family protein encodes MTRPITLFTGQWADLPFEKVCELASGWGYDGLEIACWGDHLDPWRAAEDDGYVKDKLDLLEKHGLAVHAISNHLKGQAVCDDPIDARHQAILPAQVWGDGDPEGVRQRAAEEMKLTARTAQRLGVDTVIGFTGSSIWKYVAMFPPASAEMVAAGYTDFADRWNPILDVFDECGVRFAHEVHPSEIAYDYWTTVAAMEAIGHREAFGLNWDPSHFVWQDLDPVGFLWDFRDRIYHVDCKDAKRQTGNGRNGRLGSHLPWADPRRGWDFVSTGHGDVPWEQCFRMLNAIGYDGPISIEWEDAGMDRLVGAPEALEFVRRLAFDAPDAAFDAAFATRD; translated from the coding sequence ATGACCCGACCGATCACCCTGTTCACCGGCCAGTGGGCCGACCTCCCCTTCGAGAAGGTCTGCGAGCTGGCCTCCGGCTGGGGCTACGACGGCCTCGAGATCGCCTGCTGGGGCGACCACCTCGACCCGTGGCGCGCCGCCGAGGACGACGGCTACGTCAAGGACAAGCTCGACCTGCTGGAGAAGCACGGCCTGGCCGTGCACGCCATCTCCAACCACCTCAAGGGCCAGGCCGTCTGCGACGACCCGATCGACGCCCGGCACCAGGCGATCCTGCCGGCGCAGGTCTGGGGCGACGGCGACCCCGAGGGCGTACGTCAGCGGGCGGCCGAGGAGATGAAGCTGACCGCTCGCACGGCCCAGCGGCTCGGCGTGGACACCGTCATCGGCTTCACCGGGTCCTCGATCTGGAAGTACGTCGCGATGTTCCCCCCGGCCTCGGCCGAGATGGTCGCTGCGGGCTACACCGACTTCGCCGACCGCTGGAACCCGATCCTCGACGTCTTCGACGAGTGCGGCGTACGGTTCGCCCACGAGGTGCACCCCTCCGAGATCGCCTACGACTACTGGACCACGGTCGCGGCGATGGAGGCGATCGGGCACCGCGAGGCGTTCGGCCTGAACTGGGACCCCAGCCACTTCGTGTGGCAGGACCTCGACCCGGTCGGCTTCCTGTGGGACTTCCGCGACCGGATCTACCACGTCGACTGCAAGGACGCGAAGCGCCAGACCGGCAACGGCCGCAACGGCCGGCTCGGGTCGCACCTGCCGTGGGCCGACCCCCGGCGCGGCTGGGACTTCGTCTCCACCGGCCACGGCGACGTGCCCTGGGAGCAGTGCTTCCGGATGCTCAACGCCATCGGCTACGACGGCCCCATCTCGATCGAGTGGGAGGACGCCGGGATGGACCGGCTCGTCGGCGCCCCCGAGGCGCTCGAGTTCGTGCGGCGCCTGGCCTTCGACGCGCCCGACGCCGCCTTCGACGCGGCCTTCGCCACCCGCGACTGA
- the lexA gene encoding transcriptional repressor LexA, which translates to MPKKNVSELPDGPADATGLTPRQQRVLTHIKECLEARGYPPSMREIGEAVGLTSTSSVSHQLRVLQEKGYLKRDPNRPRALEVFLPEHMASRRSLGSGEESSIDETGVGDVVPQAANVPVVGRIAAGGPILAEERIEEIFPLPRRIVGDGQLFLLEVSGESMIDAAICNGDFVVIRQQPTAENGDIVAAMIDGEATVKTFQRKDGQVWLMPHNAAYSPIDGTHATILGKVTAVLRSL; encoded by the coding sequence ATGCCCAAGAAGAACGTCAGCGAGCTGCCCGACGGCCCGGCGGACGCCACCGGGCTGACGCCGCGCCAGCAGCGCGTCCTCACGCACATCAAGGAGTGCCTCGAGGCACGCGGCTACCCGCCGAGCATGCGCGAGATCGGTGAGGCCGTCGGCCTCACCAGCACCTCGAGCGTCTCCCACCAGCTGCGCGTGCTGCAGGAGAAGGGCTACCTCAAGCGCGACCCCAACCGCCCGCGCGCCCTCGAGGTGTTCCTGCCCGAGCACATGGCCTCGCGCCGCTCGCTGGGCAGCGGCGAGGAGTCCAGCATCGACGAGACGGGCGTCGGCGACGTCGTCCCGCAGGCCGCCAACGTGCCGGTCGTCGGCCGGATCGCCGCCGGTGGCCCGATCCTGGCCGAGGAGCGGATCGAGGAGATCTTCCCGCTGCCGCGCCGCATCGTCGGCGACGGTCAGCTCTTCCTGCTCGAGGTCAGCGGCGAGTCGATGATCGACGCCGCCATCTGCAACGGCGACTTCGTGGTCATCCGCCAGCAGCCGACCGCCGAGAACGGCGACATCGTCGCCGCCATGATCGACGGCGAGGCCACGGTCAAGACCTTCCAGCGCAAGGACGGCCAGGTGTGGCTGATGCCGCACAACGCCGCCTACTCCCCCATCGACGGCACCCACGCCACGATCCTGGGCAAGGTCACCGCCGTCCTGCGCAGCCTGTAG
- a CDS encoding sugar phosphate isomerase/epimerase family protein: MCFGFDGDKALDDSLAAKGASRRALFRGAAVGAAGLAVASVGTGAATAAPGRPGKPGKPGKPVKGQRRVPHRAISLQMYTLRAAVSGEPGLETVLDRLAQYGYQQVELAGYYGRTAAEMKTLLDERGLKATSSHDGISATRAEARTKMENAALLGQSYVNVPYLNSDSLEEWQGWADAMNAEARIARRFGLRYGYHNHAHEFTIDLGGGVTPWQVLTERLDPKLVHLEADLYWVYTGGVNTNQADPDKFVIDTLRAAPQEVRQFHVKDRDAATGDMADLGTGVVDFERIFSKHRAEQYIVENDNPDVSPLTSAAVGHLYLEHVRY; the protein is encoded by the coding sequence ATGTGTTTCGGATTCGACGGAGACAAGGCGCTCGACGACTCGTTGGCCGCCAAGGGCGCCAGCCGCCGCGCGCTGTTCCGCGGTGCCGCGGTCGGCGCCGCCGGCCTCGCGGTGGCGAGCGTCGGCACGGGCGCGGCCACGGCCGCCCCGGGCAGGCCGGGCAAGCCGGGCAAGCCGGGCAAGCCTGTGAAGGGCCAGCGGCGCGTGCCGCACCGCGCCATCAGCCTGCAGATGTACACGCTGCGCGCCGCGGTCTCGGGCGAGCCCGGCCTCGAGACGGTGCTGGACCGCCTGGCGCAGTACGGCTACCAGCAGGTCGAGCTGGCCGGCTACTACGGCCGGACCGCGGCCGAGATGAAGACGCTGCTGGACGAGCGTGGCCTCAAGGCCACCTCGAGCCACGACGGGATCAGCGCCACCCGCGCGGAGGCGCGCACGAAGATGGAGAACGCCGCCCTGCTCGGGCAGTCCTACGTCAACGTGCCCTACCTCAACTCCGACTCGCTGGAGGAGTGGCAGGGGTGGGCCGACGCGATGAACGCCGAGGCGCGCATCGCCCGCCGGTTCGGGCTGCGCTACGGCTACCACAACCACGCGCACGAGTTCACGATCGACCTCGGCGGCGGCGTCACCCCGTGGCAGGTCCTCACCGAGCGGCTGGACCCGAAGCTGGTGCACCTCGAGGCCGACCTCTACTGGGTCTACACCGGCGGGGTGAACACGAACCAGGCCGACCCCGACAAGTTCGTGATCGACACCCTGCGCGCGGCGCCGCAGGAGGTCCGCCAGTTCCACGTCAAGGACCGTGACGCGGCCACCGGCGACATGGCCGACCTCGGCACCGGCGTCGTGGACTTCGAGCGGATCTTCTCCAAGCACCGCGCGGAGCAGTACATCGTCGAGAACGACAACCCGGACGTCTCGCCGCTGACCAGCGCGGCGGTGGGGCACCTCTACCTGGAGCACGTCCGCTACTGA
- a CDS encoding Gfo/Idh/MocA family protein: MTSPTPRLGVAMIGHSFMGAAHSQAWHTAPRFFDLPLDPVTAVLCGRDEGRTAAAATRLGWAATETSWERTLERDDVDLVDVCTPGDTHAEIAIAALRAGKHVLCEKPLANSVAEAEAMVAAADEAAEHGVRAMVGFTYRRVPAVALARRLVEQGRIGEVRHVRAQYLQDWLVDPEAPLSWRLQKDRAGSGALGDIGAHIVDLTQYITGDRVQEVSARLETFVKERPLATEQSGLSATASTERGAVTVDDAAVFIARFGGGALGVFEATRFATGRKNAIRIEVNGSRGSLAFDFEDMNVLELFDATEPAETAGFRRILATEAEHPYVAAWWPPGHGLGYEHGFTHQVVDLVQAVATGTDPAPGFRDGLQVQRVLDAVETSSDTRTWQEIHP, from the coding sequence ATGACCAGCCCCACGCCCCGCCTCGGAGTGGCGATGATCGGCCACTCCTTCATGGGGGCCGCGCACTCCCAGGCCTGGCACACCGCGCCCCGTTTCTTCGACCTGCCGCTCGACCCCGTCACCGCCGTCCTCTGCGGCCGCGACGAGGGGCGTACGGCGGCCGCCGCCACCCGTCTCGGGTGGGCGGCGACCGAGACCAGCTGGGAGCGGACCCTCGAGCGTGACGACGTCGACCTGGTCGACGTCTGCACCCCGGGCGACACCCACGCCGAGATCGCGATCGCCGCGCTCCGCGCCGGCAAGCACGTGCTCTGCGAGAAGCCGCTGGCCAACTCCGTGGCCGAGGCCGAGGCGATGGTCGCGGCCGCCGACGAGGCCGCCGAGCACGGCGTCCGCGCCATGGTCGGCTTCACCTACCGGCGGGTGCCGGCCGTCGCGCTGGCCCGCCGGCTGGTCGAGCAGGGCCGGATCGGCGAGGTGCGCCACGTCCGGGCGCAGTACCTGCAGGACTGGTTGGTCGACCCCGAGGCGCCGCTGTCGTGGCGGCTGCAGAAGGACCGGGCCGGCTCCGGGGCGCTCGGGGACATCGGCGCGCACATCGTCGACCTCACGCAGTACATCACCGGCGACCGCGTCCAGGAGGTCTCCGCGCGGCTGGAGACCTTCGTCAAGGAGCGGCCGCTGGCCACCGAGCAGTCCGGCCTCAGCGCCACCGCCAGCACCGAGCGGGGCGCCGTGACCGTCGACGACGCCGCCGTCTTCATCGCCCGCTTCGGCGGCGGCGCGCTCGGCGTCTTCGAGGCGACCCGCTTCGCCACCGGCCGCAAGAACGCGATCCGGATCGAGGTCAACGGTTCCCGCGGCAGCCTGGCCTTCGACTTCGAGGACATGAACGTCCTCGAGCTCTTCGACGCCACCGAGCCCGCCGAGACCGCCGGCTTCCGCCGGATCCTGGCCACCGAGGCCGAGCACCCGTACGTCGCCGCCTGGTGGCCGCCGGGCCACGGCCTGGGCTACGAGCACGGCTTCACCCACCAGGTCGTCGACCTGGTCCAGGCCGTCGCCACCGGCACCGACCCGGCGCCGGGCTTCCGCGACGGGCTCCAGGTCCAGCGCGTGCTCGACGCCGTGGAGACCAGCTCCGACACCCGTACCTGGCAGGAGATCCACCCATGA
- a CDS encoding MXAN_6640 family putative metalloprotease yields MRRPATTALLGGVLSVLLLAPLTAVPAAADPDPGPGSVPGSVPDSVPVLPDVVLGERPPLPEETLEEVQELFADGVGGPAADPGETEPGPPVADERDVTLALRDLLAARGDLSRQDRATADAYLARPTDGNGSPFGVRYRVREAAPTCNADVCVHRVDSTADAATPRFARRVLTSVAGVHDTYVAAGYRAPRRDGRARNDGGNAKTDIYLADIGDKAIYGYCTSDPEGPYDGGSARFSTWAYCVLDNDYVRQQYPRNTPQQNLDVTVAHEYFHAVQFAYDLFEDPWLMEGTATWVEDETFDGVDDNVSYLRYGPMGRPARPMDLDRGGQEVYGAWSFWRFLTERFPAKQGGLPTLARDVWEEADFLNPDETYSLAALQRVLKARGTSVRAQFADYVAANRFSRQRYEEGNANAYPRSPVADQRELTLRRTAYSSTRRLGHLTGSTVRLEPGGGLKSNRWVLRVKADLAAPRRGSELRISVVAPDGTAKTSRVALDRNGKASVRTPFSTRRVQAVEVHLVNASTRIRDCFSLGSVSCQGYARDDRQPAVLRATARAR; encoded by the coding sequence ATGCGTCGTCCTGCCACCACCGCCCTGCTCGGGGGTGTGCTGAGCGTGCTGCTCCTGGCCCCGCTCACCGCGGTGCCGGCCGCGGCCGATCCCGACCCGGGCCCCGGCTCGGTCCCGGGCTCCGTTCCGGACTCGGTCCCGGTGCTGCCCGACGTCGTGCTGGGCGAGCGTCCCCCGCTGCCCGAGGAGACGCTGGAGGAGGTCCAGGAGCTCTTCGCCGACGGCGTCGGCGGGCCGGCCGCGGACCCCGGCGAGACCGAGCCCGGGCCCCCGGTGGCCGACGAGCGGGACGTCACCCTGGCGCTGCGCGACCTGCTCGCGGCGCGCGGCGACCTGTCCCGGCAGGACCGCGCCACGGCCGACGCCTACCTGGCGCGTCCCACCGACGGCAACGGCTCGCCCTTCGGCGTGCGCTACCGGGTCCGCGAGGCCGCCCCGACCTGCAACGCCGACGTGTGCGTCCACCGGGTCGACTCGACCGCCGACGCCGCCACGCCGCGCTTCGCCCGGCGGGTGCTCACCTCGGTGGCCGGGGTCCACGACACCTACGTCGCCGCGGGCTACCGCGCTCCCAGGAGGGACGGCCGGGCGCGCAACGACGGCGGGAACGCCAAGACCGACATCTACCTCGCCGACATCGGCGACAAGGCCATCTACGGCTACTGCACCTCCGACCCCGAGGGCCCGTACGACGGTGGTTCGGCGCGGTTCAGCACCTGGGCCTACTGCGTGCTCGACAACGACTACGTCCGCCAGCAGTACCCCCGGAACACGCCCCAGCAGAACCTGGACGTCACCGTCGCCCACGAGTACTTCCACGCCGTCCAGTTCGCCTACGACCTCTTCGAGGACCCTTGGCTGATGGAGGGCACCGCCACCTGGGTCGAGGACGAGACCTTCGACGGCGTCGACGACAACGTCTCCTACCTGCGGTACGGCCCGATGGGCAGGCCCGCCCGGCCGATGGACCTCGACCGGGGTGGCCAGGAGGTCTACGGCGCGTGGTCGTTCTGGCGCTTCCTGACCGAGAGGTTCCCGGCCAAGCAGGGCGGGCTGCCCACCCTGGCGCGCGACGTGTGGGAGGAGGCCGACTTCCTCAACCCCGACGAGACCTACTCGCTGGCCGCCCTCCAGCGAGTCCTCAAGGCGCGCGGCACCTCGGTGCGGGCCCAGTTCGCCGACTACGTCGCGGCGAACCGCTTCTCGCGCCAGCGCTACGAGGAGGGCAACGCCAACGCCTACCCGCGCAGCCCCGTGGCCGACCAGCGCGAGCTGACCCTGCGCCGCACGGCGTACTCCTCGACCCGACGCCTCGGGCACCTCACGGGCTCGACGGTGCGCCTCGAGCCCGGGGGCGGCCTGAAGTCCAACCGCTGGGTGCTGCGCGTCAAGGCCGACCTGGCGGCGCCGAGGCGCGGCTCCGAGCTGCGGATCTCCGTGGTCGCACCGGACGGCACCGCGAAGACCAGCCGGGTCGCGCTGGACCGCAACGGCAAGGCCTCGGTGCGGACGCCGTTCTCCACCCGCCGGGTCCAGGCCGTCGAGGTGCACCTGGTCAACGCCAGCACGCGCATCCGTGACTGCTTCAGCCTCGGTTCGGTCTCCTGCCAGGGGTACGCCCGCGACGACCGTCAGCCCGCCGTCCTCCGCGCCACCGCCCGCGCCCGCTGA
- a CDS encoding alkaline phosphatase family protein, translating to MTGHGCGGPRSTPTDSRLAGLAEAYAGRRTLLGAAGGAGLVFSAAAGTAAAAPRRRTRKRAYVVVVDGCRPEEIDSGLTPNLRSLRDAGLRYGRATSLPVMETIPNHTMMMTGRRPDRTGVPANSVYDRALGEVRTLDRPRDLRGPTILERLDRRGLRTATVLSKEYLYGIFGTRATYRWEPGPVIPVAEYAPDEFTMAAAREMVTAHDPHLMFVNLGDVDRFAHSDLTGPSGLEVLRRTALLNTDRLVGGFVDLLKETGRWEDSLLVVLADHSMDYSTPDRVISLTAPIEADPFLAGRVAIGDNGGADLLYWLGPDRQRERAVRRMRAIAQGTEGVLEALDRRTRSLRLGPEAGDVVVYCRAGWRFSDPDPVTSNPIPGNHGHPATRPIPFFLSGGHPAVPRRTARPGLATTADVAPTVGEFLGLPAPRGGYDGRSRL from the coding sequence GTGACCGGGCACGGCTGTGGCGGACCCCGCAGCACACCGACCGATTCGCGCCTCGCCGGCCTCGCGGAGGCGTACGCCGGTCGGCGGACGCTGCTCGGCGCCGCCGGCGGGGCCGGCCTGGTCTTCTCGGCCGCGGCCGGGACTGCGGCCGCCGCGCCCCGTCGCCGGACGCGCAAGCGGGCCTACGTCGTGGTCGTCGACGGGTGCCGACCCGAGGAGATCGACAGCGGGCTGACACCGAACCTGCGGTCGCTGCGCGACGCCGGTCTGCGGTACGGCCGCGCGACGTCGCTTCCGGTGATGGAGACCATCCCGAACCACACGATGATGATGACCGGGCGACGCCCCGACCGGACCGGTGTGCCGGCGAACTCCGTCTACGACCGGGCGCTCGGCGAGGTCCGCACCCTGGACCGGCCGCGCGACCTGCGGGGACCGACCATCCTGGAGCGGCTCGACCGCCGCGGGCTGCGGACCGCGACGGTGCTCAGCAAGGAGTACCTCTACGGGATCTTCGGCACCCGGGCGACCTACCGCTGGGAGCCGGGGCCGGTCATCCCGGTCGCGGAGTACGCCCCCGACGAGTTCACGATGGCCGCGGCGCGCGAGATGGTGACCGCGCACGACCCGCACCTGATGTTCGTCAACCTCGGCGACGTCGACCGGTTCGCGCACAGCGACCTCACCGGGCCCAGTGGCCTCGAGGTGCTGCGGCGCACCGCGCTGCTGAACACCGACCGGCTCGTGGGCGGTTTCGTCGATCTGCTCAAGGAGACCGGCCGGTGGGAGGACAGCCTGCTGGTGGTGCTCGCCGACCACTCGATGGACTACTCCACCCCGGACCGCGTGATCAGCCTGACCGCGCCGATCGAGGCCGACCCGTTCCTGGCCGGGAGGGTGGCGATCGGCGACAACGGCGGCGCCGACCTCCTCTACTGGCTCGGCCCCGACCGGCAGCGGGAGCGGGCCGTACGCCGGATGCGCGCGATCGCCCAGGGCACCGAGGGCGTGCTCGAGGCGCTCGACCGCCGCACGCGGTCGCTGCGGCTCGGCCCGGAGGCCGGCGACGTGGTCGTGTACTGCCGCGCCGGGTGGCGCTTCTCCGACCCGGACCCGGTCACCAGCAACCCGATCCCGGGCAACCACGGGCACCCGGCGACCCGGCCGATCCCGTTCTTCCTCAGCGGCGGGCACCCGGCCGTACCGCGGCGGACCGCGCGTCCCGGCCTGGCCACGACCGCCGACGTGGCGCCCACGGTCGGGGAGTTCCTCGGCCTGCCGGCCCCGCGCGGCGGGTACGACGGGCGCAGCCGGTTGTAG
- a CDS encoding ATP-dependent DNA helicase has protein sequence MPDPTSAAPSTPGAVRTVLHAAVEALGGVERSGQVAMAEAVAEAMEDEHHLLVQAGTGTGKSLAYLVPALLHRRRVVVATATLALQHQLVERDLPRLVEAVKGTRGVDASFAVLKGRSNYACLHRIREGVPDDQGALVDVPQGSMAGKVLELRSWAEKEAENSGTGERDNAPRHTDKEWRQVSVSHRDCLGAARCPFGEECFAEVAKERAHASHLIVTNHSLLAIDAIEGVPMIPEYDAVVVDEAHELVARVTQAATDELTPMDVERAARRSQRHVDGDEADSLDEAAGDLRDAMQAASPGRFETLPDQLAEALARVRDTARTCLSAYPKQKPVGGGGGEEVDPGLQQSRGMVQDVFDTAERMAAASQADVLWMNEGTERVPPRLCVAPLQVWGPMRDKLLADKSVVLTSATLMLGGDFGPVAGSLGLKPGERTEPGAGAERTEDVLPWVGLDVGSPFDYGRQGIMYVARHLPPPGRDGLGPAQLDEIAGLVDAAEGRTLGLFSSRRAAEAAAEAIRERLPHLTTLAQGDAQLPELAKQFVEDPHTCLFGTLSLWQGLDVPGDTCQLVIIDRIPFPRPDDPLMSARQKAADKAGGNGFMQVAATHAALLLAQGAGRLIRSGEDRGVVAVLDPRLATARYGSFLKASLPPMWPTTDPALVRQALKRLSASAT, from the coding sequence GTGCCCGACCCGACCAGCGCCGCCCCGTCCACGCCGGGAGCCGTGCGCACGGTCCTGCACGCCGCGGTCGAGGCCCTCGGCGGCGTCGAGCGCAGCGGCCAGGTGGCGATGGCCGAGGCCGTCGCGGAGGCGATGGAGGACGAGCACCACCTGCTCGTCCAGGCCGGCACCGGCACCGGCAAGTCGCTGGCCTACCTCGTGCCGGCGCTGCTGCACCGGCGTCGCGTCGTGGTGGCCACCGCGACCCTGGCCCTGCAGCACCAGCTCGTCGAGCGCGACCTGCCCCGCCTGGTCGAGGCCGTGAAGGGCACGCGTGGCGTCGACGCGTCGTTCGCGGTGCTGAAGGGCCGCTCCAACTACGCCTGCCTGCACCGCATCCGCGAGGGCGTGCCCGACGACCAGGGTGCGCTGGTCGACGTGCCGCAGGGCTCGATGGCCGGCAAGGTCCTCGAGCTGCGCAGCTGGGCCGAGAAGGAGGCCGAGAACAGCGGGACCGGCGAGCGCGACAACGCCCCGCGCCACACCGACAAGGAGTGGCGCCAGGTCTCGGTCAGCCACCGCGACTGCCTGGGCGCGGCCCGCTGCCCCTTCGGCGAGGAGTGCTTCGCCGAGGTCGCCAAGGAGCGCGCCCACGCCTCCCACCTGATCGTCACCAACCACTCCCTGCTGGCCATCGACGCCATCGAGGGCGTCCCGATGATCCCGGAGTACGACGCCGTGGTCGTCGACGAGGCGCACGAGCTGGTCGCGCGGGTGACCCAGGCCGCGACCGACGAGCTGACCCCGATGGACGTCGAGCGGGCCGCGCGCCGCAGCCAGCGCCACGTCGACGGTGACGAGGCCGACAGCCTCGACGAGGCCGCCGGCGACCTGCGCGACGCGATGCAGGCCGCGTCCCCGGGCCGGTTCGAGACGCTGCCCGACCAGCTCGCCGAGGCGCTGGCGCGGGTCCGCGACACCGCCCGGACCTGCCTGTCGGCCTACCCCAAGCAGAAGCCCGTCGGCGGGGGCGGCGGCGAGGAGGTCGACCCCGGCCTCCAGCAGTCGCGGGGCATGGTCCAGGACGTCTTCGACACCGCCGAGCGGATGGCCGCCGCCTCCCAGGCCGACGTGCTGTGGATGAACGAGGGCACCGAGCGGGTGCCGCCGCGGCTGTGCGTGGCGCCGCTGCAGGTGTGGGGCCCGATGCGCGACAAGCTGCTGGCCGACAAGTCGGTCGTGCTCACCTCGGCCACCTTGATGCTGGGCGGCGACTTCGGCCCGGTCGCCGGCAGCCTGGGCCTCAAGCCGGGCGAGCGCACCGAGCCCGGCGCCGGCGCCGAGCGCACCGAGGACGTGCTGCCGTGGGTGGGCCTCGACGTCGGGTCGCCGTTCGACTACGGCCGGCAGGGGATCATGTACGTCGCCCGGCACCTCCCACCCCCGGGACGCGACGGTCTCGGACCGGCCCAGCTCGACGAGATCGCCGGGCTGGTCGACGCCGCCGAGGGCCGTACCCTCGGGCTGTTCTCGAGCCGTCGGGCGGCCGAGGCCGCCGCGGAGGCGATCCGGGAGCGGCTGCCGCACCTGACCACGCTGGCCCAGGGCGACGCGCAGCTGCCGGAGCTGGCCAAGCAGTTCGTCGAGGACCCGCACACCTGCCTGTTCGGCACGCTCAGCCTGTGGCAGGGCCTCGACGTCCCGGGCGACACCTGCCAGCTGGTGATCATCGACCGGATCCCGTTCCCGCGCCCCGACGACCCCCTGATGAGCGCGCGGCAGAAGGCGGCCGACAAGGCCGGCGGCAACGGGTTCATGCAGGTCGCGGCCACCCACGCCGCCCTGCTGCTGGCGCAGGGCGCCGGCCGGTTGATCCGCAGCGGGGAGGACCGGGGCGTGGTCGCGGTCCTCGACCCCCGCCTGGCCACCGCCCGCTACGGCTCGTTCCTCAAGGCCAGCCTCCCGCCGATGTGGCCGACCACCGACCCCGCCCTGGTCCGCCAGGCCCTGAAGCGTCTGTCGGCCTCCGCCACCTGA